The nucleotide sequence GGCAGCGCGAGCGCCACCGACAGCAGCGCCTTGGCCGGCGCGGGGACGGCGCGGCCGGAGAACGGCGGGGCCACGAGCAGCCAGCCGACCACGCGCAGGGAGCCCAGGAGCAGCGCCGCCAGGGCGTCGCCGGGCACGTCGACCGCCATGCTCAGCCGCCCCGGACGAGGTCCGGGATGCGCCCGTACAGGTCGGTCGTGAAGACCGTGATCTCGGCGATCATCCAGCTGCCGAACAGCAGCAGGCACAGGCCCACCGCGACGAGCTTGGGGACGAAGGCCAGGGCGGGGTCCTGCATCTGCGTCACCGACTGCAGCAGCGAGACGACGAACCCGACGACCAGGGCGGACAGGAGCATGGGGGCGGACAGCTTGGCCCCGAGCAGGAGGGCGGCCAGGCCGATCTCGACGACGACGGCATCGGTCATGGCGCTCAGCCGTAGCTTCCGACGAGGGCTCGGATGACCAGGCCCCAGCCGTCGACGAGGACGAACAGGAGGATCTTGAAAGGCAGCGAGATGATGACCGGCGGCAGCATCATCATGCCGACGCTCATGAGCGCGCTGGAGACCACCAGGTCGATGACCAGGAACGGCACGAAGATGACGAAGCCGATGATGAACGCCGACCTCAGCTCCGACAGGACGAAGGCGGGCACGAGCGTGGTGATGGGCACGTCGGCGGCCTTGCCGGGCAGGTCGAGGTCGGCGGCCCGGGTGATGAGCG is from Aquipuribacter hungaricus and encodes:
- a CDS encoding flagellar biosynthetic protein FliQ; amino-acid sequence: MTDAVVVEIGLAALLLGAKLSAPMLLSALVVGFVVSLLQSVTQMQDPALAFVPKLVAVGLCLLLFGSWMIAEITVFTTDLYGRIPDLVRGG